TGTGAAGAATGGAAAAATGGTCTGCAAAgacttttaattaaaagtttttaaaagacaAAATATCTTACTTGAAATGTCAAAGTCATCATTAGCTGCCGATTAAGTTCTTTGGTCCTTTCACTCATTGAATGTATATCTTCTTTTAATTTGAAGTATATTTTCAGagcacaaaaaataatagtgaGAAAGCATAATGCAATCATTAAAAGAAATCccaaataactcaaaaaatcaattattcgAAAATGTGATTTACCATTGAGATCATCTTCCCAATATTGCAATGCAACGAATACGATTTGGAATGTATCTTcttcgcaatttttcaaaataacttcttgtgaaaattttgctttttctagAGTTTTCTTCATTCCAAAATGAACGTTTAAATACCATAAAAAGAATATGACGACACCTGGTAAGAATATGAAACAAAGTTTGTAGCCTTTAATGTGATGAAGGAACTGTGGTCTGAATTGTAAAAAAGACTGTTTAGCGTTGCAGAAAACAGTCTCTCAATTTATAAAACTTCTGAACTCTCCCAAAGCTTTtacgtttaaaaatttataggaATTGTAAAACGAAATATACAGACCTGCAAACTACAATGTATCTATAGAAGAACTGTGTTGCCAATAGTGCAGTCATCAAAGAATACGCCGCACAGAACAGACATATGATAAATGTCCCAGCCAAATCCTCATATCTCAGACTGCTGCCCACCATTATAATAATCATGGACCGGTGTCCATACAtaagcttaaaatttgttgTTATTTGACTTATGGAAATTGAAACTCACAGGTGTTGCAGCAATCTCTATCCATGAATATATAAGTGAATAAATGACAAAAACAATCATGACGTAACGATATCcgccaaataatttttttgctttgtttgCAATTATACATAAAAGCAATGCATTTGTGAATTGTGCTAAAAAAAACCCAACATACTGCACAAGGTGTACAGCAAAGTTACTCATTTTTAAGACAAATTGTTTAAATGAAGCGATTTAGATGAAAGCTGATATGCAAAACAAGTGGCTCCTCAGGTACCTTGAATAGCGGAACGTAGATTATTTCAAAGTCTCTAGGGTACagatttccaattaaaaacaTACCTAGGCTGTCATGTAATGtcattattttaattgataacatcaattttattattaaaaacgagaaaacgaTTGAAAAGGCAATAAAATCGAgaataattaataaataacctaaaatatactaaaaactcaataaaataCAGTAAAATCGaggaaagaaaaatcaaacaaaaatcgatt
This is a stretch of genomic DNA from Caenorhabditis elegans chromosome V. It encodes these proteins:
- the str-139 gene encoding Serpentine receptor class r-10 (Partially confirmed by transcript evidence), with protein sequence MSNFAVHLVQYVGFFLAQFTNALLLCIIANKAKKLFGGYRYVMIVFVIYSLIYSWIEIAATPLMYGHRSMIIIMVGSSLRYEDLAGTFIICLFCAAYSLMTALLATQFFYRYIVVCRPQFLHHIKGYKLCFIFLPGVVIFFLWYLNVHFGMKKTLEKAKFSQEVILKNCEEDTFQIVFVALQYWEDDLNGKSHFRIIDFLSYLGFLLMIALCFLTIIFCALKIYFKLKEDIHSMSERTKELNRQLMMTLTFQTIFPFFTMYSTVGAILTLPIFEIELGKLASVTGMLSGIYPAIEPVFAIFFVKEFRNFVLCKKHFVANVIPLQHLPVPRNSLMTAHASLQNLSIP